The following proteins are encoded in a genomic region of Dysgonomonas mossii:
- a CDS encoding BfmA/BtgA family mobilization protein, with translation MQNQDRKTIYTTVSIDKETGQLINKIGKRYSLKKSEVVKLAFRYIDKAHINPADAPESVKSELSKINKRQDDIIRFIRHYEEEQLNPMIRTSNSIAVKFDTVVKTISEKLDSEIANSKNTLVNVLRKLDEQFSKVAEVIISHSKVINSLSQARQRDNKKLLKLISLYSELSACGVMDGKRKENLRSEIIDLINEK, from the coding sequence ATGCAAAATCAAGATAGAAAAACAATATATACCACCGTTTCCATAGACAAGGAAACAGGACAGTTAATAAATAAAATCGGCAAACGCTATTCGCTGAAAAAGAGCGAAGTTGTAAAATTAGCTTTTCGGTATATCGATAAAGCTCATATCAATCCTGCCGATGCTCCCGAATCTGTTAAGTCGGAGCTATCCAAGATTAACAAACGGCAGGATGATATTATCCGCTTTATCCGCCACTACGAAGAAGAACAACTCAATCCGATGATACGCACAAGCAATTCCATAGCCGTAAAATTTGATACAGTTGTTAAAACTATATCCGAAAAACTGGATTCAGAAATAGCCAACTCAAAAAACACGCTTGTTAATGTATTGAGAAAATTAGATGAACAGTTTAGCAAAGTTGCAGAGGTAATAATAAGCCATTCCAAAGTTATCAACTCCTTATCTCAAGCAAGACAAAGAGATAATAAGAAGTTGTTAAAACTGATTTCACTTTACTCGGAACTATCAGCCTGCGGAGTAATGGATGGTAAGCGGAAGGAAAATTTAAGAAGTGAGATTATCGACCTGATAAACGAAAAGTAA
- a CDS encoding helix-turn-helix domain-containing protein, with translation MEKFQAIQPSEHLQPYVKQYWFLSAEGLANGSQRTIPSGCIALSVKRSGGIFSVFENRFLHNACIFGQSTIPNSFYFNSFDIIMVLFQPLGAKVFFDMPMSDFKDQNIDIRDLSDLNILELGDRLISCFNNQECIDWIELFLSERLSRFDNEKYCRLLPALNLIELNTTDLNKLADVTCLGYKQFKRLFTENIGLNPKEYIQIHRFSKALNIIQATPHTTLNDLAYCCGYYDKSHLIKDFKALSGYTPAEFTQQSDPYSPSMSLFQSFFINAK, from the coding sequence ATGGAGAAATTTCAAGCAATACAACCCTCTGAGCATTTACAACCGTATGTAAAACAATACTGGTTTCTTTCTGCCGAAGGATTAGCAAATGGTAGTCAAAGAACTATTCCCTCGGGATGTATTGCCCTTTCGGTTAAACGGAGTGGTGGAATCTTCTCTGTTTTTGAAAATAGATTTTTACACAATGCCTGCATATTCGGGCAATCTACGATTCCGAATAGCTTTTACTTCAATTCATTCGATATTATTATGGTTCTTTTTCAGCCATTGGGAGCAAAGGTCTTCTTTGATATGCCAATGAGTGATTTTAAAGATCAGAATATAGACATTCGAGATTTAAGTGATCTTAATATTCTTGAATTGGGAGATAGATTGATTAGTTGCTTTAACAATCAGGAATGTATTGATTGGATTGAGCTATTTTTATCAGAGCGATTAAGTAGGTTTGACAATGAGAAATATTGCAGACTACTGCCTGCACTCAATCTGATAGAATTGAATACTACAGATTTGAATAAATTAGCTGATGTAACCTGTCTGGGCTACAAGCAATTCAAAAGATTGTTTACCGAAAATATTGGTTTGAATCCCAAGGAATATATTCAGATTCACCGCTTTTCCAAAGCCTTAAATATTATACAGGCTACTCCTCATACAACATTGAACGATTTGGCATATTGTTGCGGATACTATGATAAATCACATTTGATAAAAGATTTCAAAGCTTTGTCGGGATATACTCCTGCCGAATTTACACAGCAAAGTGACCCATATTCTCCATCCATGTCATTATTCCAATCGTTTTTTATTAACGCAAAATAA
- a CDS encoding ketopantoate reductase family protein, translating to MKILIYGAGIVGCTYGWQLSEAGCDITVLVRPGKKESIKQEGITINYSDFRSGTKIVKEIVFRPKVIDCLLVDNDFEYIIVTTNNLHLTEILPILKESAGQAHILFFLNMWIDDFREIEKYLSPNQYLFGFPFMAGGGRENNVIHSAISGLKYSHTPLGETDGSITPRVQKIADALEKSNLKPMLYKQIKVWLITHYAVAAGLSAGIIMAGGGKAFSSDTEILRHTFKAIREGLKICSKIGFDSKSEKSNKLYYLPLFIGTAIAKKVYSNEALCLMFDGHTQHSPDEMQKMLNDIIDCGKNHNIQTPYLSDFEEKLKYKS from the coding sequence ATGAAGATACTGATTTATGGTGCAGGCATTGTCGGATGTACATACGGATGGCAACTATCCGAAGCAGGGTGCGACATAACTGTTTTGGTACGACCTGGCAAAAAAGAGAGCATAAAACAAGAGGGTATTACAATCAATTATTCTGATTTTAGAAGTGGGACAAAGATTGTCAAAGAGATTGTCTTTCGCCCTAAAGTAATAGATTGTCTTTTGGTAGATAACGATTTTGAATATATCATCGTTACTACCAATAATCTACACTTAACAGAAATACTCCCCATACTAAAAGAATCAGCAGGACAAGCACATATCTTATTCTTCCTGAATATGTGGATTGATGATTTTCGTGAAATTGAAAAATATCTATCACCCAATCAATATTTATTCGGGTTTCCATTTATGGCAGGAGGAGGAAGAGAAAATAATGTGATACACAGTGCTATATCGGGTTTAAAGTACTCTCATACTCCTTTAGGAGAAACAGATGGATCAATAACTCCCCGTGTACAGAAAATAGCTGATGCTTTAGAAAAATCCAACTTGAAACCGATGTTATATAAACAAATCAAAGTCTGGCTTATCACTCATTATGCCGTTGCAGCAGGTTTGTCCGCAGGGATAATAATGGCAGGCGGTGGAAAAGCTTTTTCGAGTGATACAGAAATACTTCGCCATACATTTAAAGCTATTCGGGAAGGATTGAAAATCTGCTCCAAGATCGGATTCGATTCAAAGTCTGAGAAATCAAATAAACTATATTATCTCCCTTTATTTATCGGGACAGCTATTGCAAAGAAAGTGTATAGTAATGAAGCCCTTTGTCTGATGTTCGATGGGCATACCCAACATTCACCAGATGAAATGCAAAAGATGTTGAATGATATAATTGATTGTGGGAAAAATCACAATATACAAACTCCCTATTTGTCTGATTTCGAAGAAAAACTTAAATATAAGAGCTAA
- a CDS encoding helix-turn-helix domain-containing protein encodes MYLDNNDFVSWMEKLSTKLNEIGKDLKSFTQTKDVLEENEKIMDNQDLAFLLKVSYRTLRRYRTSGKLPYFSIGHKTYYRINDVQKFVREHMDLGTFKSFEKKHPKDKTQNDASV; translated from the coding sequence ATGTATTTAGACAATAATGATTTTGTGTCTTGGATGGAGAAATTATCCACCAAGCTAAACGAGATAGGCAAAGACCTTAAATCTTTTACCCAAACCAAAGATGTACTGGAAGAAAACGAGAAGATTATGGATAATCAGGATTTAGCATTCCTGTTGAAAGTCTCGTATAGGACACTCCGAAGGTATCGAACAAGTGGCAAACTTCCCTATTTTTCAATAGGTCATAAAACCTATTATCGGATAAATGATGTTCAGAAATTCGTTCGTGAACATATGGATTTGGGTACTTTCAAAAGCTTCGAAAAGAAGCATCCAAAGGATAAGACCCAAAATGATGCATCTGTGTAA
- a CDS encoding GIY-YIG nuclease family protein, protein MHDTFLEQCATLDKDVILDFNNYWKSAELTNVISGLNKECFGIFLLDAQNIRYQLCYFNGANEIEGVILESDFFDSKRDRLTFYFSDFLSHRYKHLDTISSFNTFQQYLRSLLENLGHLTISSIEIQESIDLFGDPNPSIVGACIIPMIDRPRYYKDYFDNLHLEGLAENEVSIYLMLNKHNNYIKIGKSKKPVFREKTLQAQEPDIELIASWVAPPYVEKEFHNLFKGKRMRGEWFNLNFSDFKIIKRRMNEYKNKK, encoded by the coding sequence ATGCATGATACTTTCCTCGAACAATGTGCAACTTTAGATAAGGATGTAATTCTTGATTTTAACAACTATTGGAAGTCGGCAGAACTTACTAATGTCATTAGTGGATTAAATAAAGAATGTTTTGGTATTTTCTTATTAGATGCTCAAAACATAAGGTATCAGTTGTGCTATTTTAATGGAGCAAATGAGATAGAAGGAGTTATTTTAGAATCCGATTTTTTTGATTCTAAAAGAGATAGGCTAACATTCTATTTTTCGGATTTTTTATCCCATAGATATAAACATTTAGATACGATTTCCTCATTCAATACATTTCAACAATATCTTCGAAGTTTATTAGAAAATCTAGGACATCTTACAATTTCGTCTATTGAAATACAAGAATCTATTGATTTATTCGGTGACCCTAATCCTTCGATTGTAGGTGCTTGCATAATTCCGATGATTGATAGACCTCGATATTATAAGGATTATTTTGACAATTTACATTTGGAAGGGTTAGCTGAAAATGAAGTGTCTATATATCTAATGTTGAATAAACATAACAATTATATAAAAATAGGTAAAAGTAAAAAGCCTGTATTTAGAGAAAAAACATTGCAGGCTCAAGAACCTGATATTGAATTGATAGCTAGTTGGGTAGCTCCTCCTTATGTTGAAAAAGAATTTCACAATTTATTTAAAGGAAAAAGGATGAGAGGAGAATGGTTTAATCTTAATTTTTCCGATTTCAAAATCATAAAAAGAAGGATGAATGAATACAAAAATAAAAAATGA
- a CDS encoding DUF5712 family protein, whose translation MNIDFPPPSKGTYNNAGSSRRLCSYLEHEDMQRMEQGIYTEGFFNLTEDNLYKSQVVKDIDSNKAQLLKTDAKFYAIHVSPSAKELQAMGSTEEEQAEAMRRYIREVFIPEYAKNFNKGLSAEDIKFYGKIHFDRDRSENQNNMHCHLIVSRKDQSNKIKLSPLTNHKDTKKGTVKRGFDRTNLFQQAEQGLDKLFSYNRPLTETFEYYNTMKNGSIDEQIALQEKMLTREKENMEISLNADVQVGKDENLKRKKEKKQNPKRGL comes from the coding sequence ATGAATATAGATTTCCCACCACCGTCCAAAGGAACATACAACAATGCAGGTAGTAGCAGAAGGCTATGCAGTTACCTCGAGCATGAGGATATGCAACGTATGGAGCAAGGTATTTATACAGAAGGCTTTTTCAACCTGACCGAAGATAACCTTTACAAATCACAGGTAGTAAAAGATATAGATAGCAATAAAGCTCAGTTACTCAAAACGGATGCTAAGTTTTATGCTATTCATGTTAGTCCATCGGCTAAAGAACTCCAAGCAATGGGAAGTACAGAAGAAGAGCAAGCAGAAGCCATGAGAAGATATATTCGGGAGGTCTTTATTCCTGAATATGCTAAGAATTTCAACAAAGGGTTATCAGCAGAAGATATCAAGTTCTATGGGAAGATACACTTTGATAGAGATCGGTCAGAGAACCAAAATAATATGCATTGTCATTTGATTGTCAGTCGGAAAGACCAATCTAACAAGATAAAACTTTCTCCGCTCACTAATCACAAGGATACCAAGAAAGGAACAGTTAAGAGAGGTTTTGATAGAACGAATCTCTTTCAACAAGCAGAACAAGGGCTTGATAAGCTATTTAGCTATAACAGACCTTTGACAGAAACCTTTGAATATTACAACACGATGAAGAACGGCAGTATAGATGAGCAGATAGCCTTACAGGAAAAAATGCTTACCCGTGAAAAAGAGAATATGGAGATTAGCTTGAATGCAGATGTGCAGGTAGGCAAGGATGAAAACTTAAAGCGGAAGAAAGAGAAAAAGCAGAATCCAAAACGAGGGCTTTGA
- a CDS encoding beta-ketoacyl-ACP synthase 3, which translates to MWKATLNLSKEYNKDLHDIDYIIVATSTPDQPMPSVASQVQSRLNIPHAGAIDISSACAGFVNGIILAKGLIASGTHKKILVIGADTLSKITDFTDRTTCILFGDGAGAVIVEESDNNSLFNTITGTNGDYGKDLYLAHQNAPISNSEVIANNKLHQNGRVVYKWAVQTLTSGLYELARKNNVTLKDIDYFIPHSANYRLLEAVFKELDIPMEKCLDSVRLFGNTSAASIPLAWHRAIKDGKLKLGDKIMLVGFGGGFTYAGIYIKNNVV; encoded by the coding sequence GTGTGGAAAGCCACTTTGAATTTATCGAAAGAATATAATAAGGACTTACACGACATAGACTATATCATAGTTGCCACAAGCACTCCCGACCAACCAATGCCAAGTGTTGCCAGTCAAGTACAGTCTCGATTAAACATACCTCATGCAGGAGCAATAGATATATCTTCCGCTTGTGCCGGATTTGTTAATGGAATTATTCTTGCAAAAGGATTGATAGCATCAGGTACACACAAAAAGATTCTTGTCATAGGAGCTGATACCCTTTCCAAAATCACAGACTTTACAGACCGAACAACTTGTATTTTATTTGGAGATGGTGCAGGAGCAGTAATTGTAGAGGAATCCGATAACAATAGCTTGTTCAATACCATAACAGGCACAAATGGCGATTATGGTAAAGATTTGTATTTGGCACATCAAAATGCACCAATCAGCAATTCAGAAGTTATAGCAAACAATAAATTACATCAAAATGGTAGGGTTGTCTATAAATGGGCTGTTCAAACACTAACAAGTGGACTATATGAACTTGCAAGAAAAAATAATGTAACCCTTAAAGATATTGATTATTTCATTCCTCACAGTGCTAATTATCGCTTATTGGAAGCTGTTTTTAAAGAATTGGATATTCCGATGGAAAAATGTTTAGATAGTGTAAGGCTGTTCGGAAATACCTCGGCTGCCTCTATACCTCTTGCGTGGCATAGAGCTATCAAAGATGGGAAGTTAAAGTTGGGAGATAAAATTATGCTTGTTGGATTTGGTGGTGGCTTCACCTATGCAGGCATCTATATAAAGAATAATGTTGTGTAG
- a CDS encoding site-specific integrase — MNTELKLLFYLKRSEVKQNGTCPIMGRISIGRTMAQFSTKLTVSVSLWDTRANRVSGKSKQAVEVNRALDKITLSINKQYSRLVGLKGNGISATEVKNTFQGIASTQETLVRYFNRHNQEFRKRVGVNRELSTAEQYEISLKHLTNFLSKKCKISDIPFSKLDFDFIEAFDFYLRVELQRMPNTILGIMRHTRKMIKLAINEGIISRDPFEGYTPERPTPKQKYLTREELDKIMTTQLDHPSRYITRDMFLFSAFTGLAYRDICNLTHQHIVKASDGILWIRTSRQKTGTPCDIPLLNLPKQIIEKYRGLAKGGKLLPMLSCGRLNKNLKVIAKLCNIERHLVYHCGRHTYATTVTF; from the coding sequence ATGAATACAGAATTAAAACTTCTCTTTTACCTCAAACGAAGCGAAGTAAAACAGAATGGAACTTGTCCAATTATGGGGCGTATTTCTATCGGCAGAACGATGGCACAGTTCAGCACGAAATTAACTGTATCGGTATCCCTTTGGGATACCAGAGCAAACCGAGTATCGGGAAAAAGCAAACAAGCCGTTGAAGTTAACAGAGCATTAGACAAAATCACACTGTCAATCAACAAACAGTATTCTCGGCTCGTAGGTTTGAAAGGTAATGGTATTTCGGCAACCGAAGTCAAGAACACCTTTCAAGGAATAGCATCTACACAAGAAACGCTTGTGCGTTATTTCAATCGCCACAATCAAGAATTTCGTAAACGTGTCGGAGTTAATCGGGAATTATCCACTGCCGAACAATACGAAATTTCGCTAAAGCACCTTACCAATTTTCTCAGCAAAAAATGTAAGATATCGGATATCCCTTTCTCCAAACTTGATTTTGATTTCATCGAAGCCTTTGATTTCTACTTGCGTGTAGAACTCCAACGTATGCCCAATACGATTCTCGGAATTATGAGACACACACGTAAAATGATAAAATTGGCTATCAATGAAGGTATCATCAGTCGTGATCCATTTGAAGGTTATACACCCGAAAGACCGACTCCGAAGCAAAAGTATCTGACAAGAGAAGAGTTAGACAAAATCATGACCACTCAACTAGACCATCCGTCCCGATATATAACCAGAGATATGTTTTTGTTTTCGGCCTTCACAGGTTTGGCATATCGAGACATCTGTAATCTCACTCACCAACATATTGTAAAAGCGAGTGATGGTATCTTATGGATTAGAACAAGTCGTCAAAAGACCGGTACACCTTGTGATATTCCGCTATTGAATTTACCCAAACAGATTATTGAAAAATATAGAGGACTTGCCAAAGGTGGAAAATTGTTACCAATGTTGAGTTGTGGCAGGCTCAACAAGAATCTGAAAGTAATTGCTAAATTATGTAATATTGAGCGTCATCTGGTCTACCATTGCGGAAGACATACCTATGCCACTACAGTGACTTTTTAA
- a CDS encoding TetR/AcrR family transcriptional regulator → MNDTQSEIIRLANELIRSVGYNAFSYADISKQLNIKNAAIHYYFPAKSDLGIAVIKESHVLFLEKTEAWSKLNYKQQYKKYITMHDSFVKTHWTCIVGSLAPSFDTLPENMQKELQKLVNTILDWLTELLTQGKETEVFDFKETPRTRANMTHSTLLSSLQMNKVLRNDIYKSIQEGLLNI, encoded by the coding sequence ATGAACGATACTCAATCTGAAATAATACGATTGGCAAACGAACTGATAAGGTCAGTTGGTTATAATGCATTTAGTTATGCTGATATATCTAAACAGCTTAATATTAAGAATGCAGCTATACATTACTATTTCCCTGCTAAATCTGATTTGGGTATTGCCGTTATCAAAGAAAGCCATGTCCTTTTTTTAGAAAAGACCGAAGCATGGAGCAAGTTAAATTACAAGCAGCAATATAAGAAATACATTACGATGCATGACAGTTTTGTCAAAACACATTGGACTTGTATTGTAGGCTCATTAGCTCCCTCTTTTGACACGCTTCCCGAAAATATGCAAAAAGAATTACAAAAATTAGTCAATACAATATTAGATTGGCTTACAGAGTTATTAACCCAAGGGAAAGAAACCGAAGTTTTTGACTTTAAAGAAACTCCAAGAACAAGAGCAAATATGACTCATTCCACTTTATTATCTTCATTACAAATGAATAAAGTATTGAGAAATGATATTTATAAATCAATCCAAGAAGGATTATTAAACATATAA